The genomic interval TAACTTATTACCTCTTATTTATTAATTAGAGAAATTCTGTGACTCCCTCACCTAATTTCTCACTGTTTTACCTTGTGAGACCAGCAGTCACACACGGCCACAAGAACACAGTTTCCCTGTCTTCACCTACCAGAAGAGAGATATGCTCCCCTCTTAGGCAGCAGGGTCCTCTGGGGTGCTGAAGGTCCCAGGTTCTGTCCTGTGTCAGTAATTTCTCTCTGGGTCCCTGCCAGCTTGTCCTTGAAGCTGTGGGCTACAGGAATCAGGCTACAGGCAGCTCTTCCATTTCAGACCCTGTGTAGATGTCATTGCTGATGGGTGCTTGACTTTGCCGGTTCTGACCCTGACACTACCATGTACAAAGCAGCCAACTCTCCAGATGTGTCCAGGCGGAGAAATAAAACCCTGGTCCAAGGTCACCCTAACAGCTGCAGCAGAGTCCACTCTACCATGACCACTACTTCCTATCATACTATAGTGGGTGTGGTTGTGGTGGCCCCTGGGAGTGCCCTGCATTGATGTCGATTCAGCTGGGATTGAAGATGTCACTATATCAAAATAGTGGACCCTTCCTGCAGCATGCACCACCACAGGCAGGTTCATAACCTGTAGCAGCATGTGTCAGCATGCCAGCCACCCCTCCTAGCACACTCACTCCCACCCAGCCACTCCCAGCTAGTTGGGTGACCTGAACCTTCTTCTTAAGGCCAAAAGACTGGAGGGCTCCTTGCATTTCAGCTTGCCCTCTGCACAGCACTCCCTCCTAGGACCAGAGCCCCAGCAGCCAAAGGTGGTGGGGCCACGCTGGGGAACGCACTCCCTCCATCTGGCCTGGGGCTGCCCTCCATCACCCTGCTCCATGGCCCTCACTCTCTTTCCTGTCTAACTAGGAAAGCACCATGTACCACCCTGCATGGAGACTCTGCTCCCTCAGGGGGAGCAGAGGCCATCCCTGGGACATCTAGTATACCTAGTAGTGCCCCGGACTCCCAGTGGGGATGGATGGTACATGGGCCTCGGGCCTTAGGGTCCCCTCTCCTAACACTGAACATGGGCACTCATCAATGACGGGGTTCCCACCTGCCGGATTCCACTGACCAGCCTCTCTCATTCCCTACTCCACAGTCACAACAGGGCTGTGCTTGCACTGCCTGGCCATCACTGTCACCACTCCCAAGGGGGACCTTCTGGCTGCCCTTCAAGGCCCCACTGTTTCTGCCTAGCCTGCCATCTTCACCACAAGGTCACTGCCACAGGGTCATCTTCAGGAATGGAGGTCAGGTTGAAGGAACAGAGGGAGCCAGCTCTCTGCTCAGAACACCCCTCACCCTCTCCACTCCCAGGGCTACTTTGAAACCCAAAGCCCCATCATCCTGAGCTCAGAGCCTTGTTAGCCCACAGGGTACCCAGCTTACCAGGTCTTCTCAATATGGGAGAAAGAACTAACAATCAGGTTAATGAAAACACTAGATGGAAGCTCAAAGCCACGCTGAGCAAAGAAGGCCAGACACATTTGTGCTCACCTCACACGATTCCACTCACAGCAAATACAGGAACAGGCAAAAAGGAGAGTCTCCAGGGTGGGATGGGTGGGTTGCCCGGGCTCGGGGGGCATAAGGGTCACCTGCAGGGGCAGTACACATACTCTAGATCTTGAATGTAGTGTTAACACTGGTGTGTGTGTTTCCTACAACTCCTCTGGGCAcataaaatgagacattttaTTGTATATGAATTACCTCATTAAaggtgattatttttttaaagatcaggtGAGTTTCCCAATCCGTGCACAGGAGAAGCAAGACCAGCCTGTGTCTCATCCTTGGGCTGTGGGCTCCACTCActgcccctcctctgcctgcTGGGGGTCTCCCTGTACCCTTCccgcccagcccccacccacagTGCCCTGTGAGGTTCCAGGATACGCCCCTCCCTCCCAGAAGAGGCATGTCCAGCCCCtcttcagggcctttgcactggctgtgcAAAGGAGCCCCGTCTGTCTGGAGTCCAGTCTGCCTAGTCTAGTTGGGACTACCTCCCTGATCAGTGTCCAGTGGCAccatctccctctgtccctcctgtgTCACTTCCAACAGATCATCTATAACTCCCTGATCTTAATTAAATACTCCCCCCATCACTCCCCTACCCACCTTAATGCTGGGCTGTGCAAAACcacagccaccagccacatgtcGCTCTGGGCACTTGAAATTGAGCCGCTCCAAACTGACACACGCTCTAAgtgtaaaaaatacacacacaattcCAAATACATTGTGCAGCAcccaaaagaatgtaaattatcTCGTTAATAATTGCTCCCATGTTGAAGTAATTTTTTGGATGTATTaggtgaaataaaaacatgatcAAAATGACTTTcgtcagtttctttcttttctttttaacatggctactgaaaaattaaaaattgctttgCAATGTCCCATCCATAACTGACTGACCCCAGACTCCATCTGCAGGCCTAGACTGCCTGGATTGGTCACCAGTGGTGAAAGTGATACccgaatttcttcttcagtaggtccttggtctcaggttgCCAAGAATGAATCTGccaaccacagatcagtggtaaagacaggatttattttacagaaaagaatacagagaaagcaccagaacttctggcagagggaaaaactctGGTCAGAAAACTCAGCCCCCGCTCCCcctttgtccaggggtatatatagCCTAACAAATAAATGGATACAATCCCTGCctgttcccaggcctaggaaacttacatgaaattgactagGTCTGGGAAATAGGGTGGTTCCCAGTTTAGCCTCAAGTgccagggagggagacagaggccaaggcgggagacACCAGGGCCTCCCTGACCTGGCAACCTGGAGGTGTTTCACTCTGCAGTTGTCCGGCCCGTCTGGCCACTGGAGCCTCCCGCGCCCCCTCTCACTAGCTGGTTCCTCTGTCCCTACTGCCGCACCAAGGCAGGTCTTACCCTCAGCTCCAGCAAGCTGGCTATCAAAAGGTTTGTTTAACGAATAACATTGAGTTGTGAAAAAGGAACcttttaaacctttaaaaataaaagttaattccGCTACGTCTGGCAAAATAGTTCCCCAGATCAGAACGTGGTCTAGAGTTTGCCTCTGAAATAACGCCCAGCTTTGAGGATCCCCACACGCGCTCCAGACCTCCCAAGACCTCCACAGGCCAagacttctttttccttcttttctaaaaaaacagTTTGGAGGTCACATATTTTCAGAGCCCAGAGAGCATCGAACTCTTCCCCATACCAGGGGAACCCAAGCTTGGAAGGAAGGACAGGCCTGGGGAGAGACACGGGGCAAGGGGACCGAAGCGCCATAAAGAAAAGGGACTAGAGAGGACCGGAGGGGGCGGCGGTAGGAGGAAGGCCGACTGGCCGAGCTGGGAGAACCTAAGGGAAGCCGGCGCAGGCgtgggagggagcaggagggagggtcCGGAGTGCGGAGGCCACACGGCCCACCGGGGCCGGGCCggacaggaggaggaggtgcAGAGGGGTCCGGAAGGGGCAGGGCGGCCGAGTGAGATAAAATGGACGCgcctgggctggggagggggtgaGGCTTGTGGCCATTGGCTCTTGCCAGTCTTTCTTCAGCAGCTCTGGTCTCACGCTCTGCGTCCGAACTGACCATGGCTGGTTCCCCGCGAGCCGCGCTGCTCCTGCTGGCCGCGCTGGCCGTGGCCCTGGCCGTGAGCTCCGCGACCAGCGCTAGCTCCGGCCCGCGGAAGCAGCGCTTGCTGGGCGGCTTCATGGACGCCGACGTCAACGAGGAGGATGTGCAGCACGCGCTGGACTTTGCTGTGAGCGAGTACAACAAGGCGAGCAACGACAGGTACCACAGCCGCGCGCTGCAGGTGGTGCGCGCCCGCAAGCAGGTGCGTGTGGCAGCGACCCCGGGCCCGGAGTCTGAGGGGCCACCCCGCGCGCGCCCCAGTCCCTGCCGCCCTGCAGCTCCCCGACCTGGCGCCCCTCGCGGCCGCGCCCAAGCGCGTCACCCAGACAGTTTCCCAAGTCTCTTCAGTCCCGCAGCCCTTGGCGTGCATGTCACCGGGATGCCTTGATTCCTGCCTGGCCAAAACCCGGCCTTGCAGTCCGGATCTGCGCCTGGTGCCTCAAATCTGCTTGCAGACGCCAGGGTCAGGGTTAGGCTGCTAACTGAATACCCACGCGGGGCGGGAAAACAGAACCCCTCACCGGGCTGCCCTCCAGGCTCTgccattaaataatttttcaaacacttttttttcttttaactttttattctgACATAATTTCAGACTTACAGAGCCGGTTGTAAAACTAGTACAAAGCATGGCTGTAGACCTGTCATGCACCTCCCTCATGGAATCATTTTGCCATACTGACTTAACCCACTTTACTCTCTGTATGCCTGTATAGCTGGTGTGTGCGTGCACTGTGTatgcatttgtttttctgaacCTCTTGAGAAAAAGTACTTCATTGTATATAGTAGACCCGCCATAGTTGACCGCCTTAAgctgacctagttttcatagaccagacatgtaccacatgtaagTATCAGTCGGGTAGTAGTTCCTTATACTGATCAGTTTGTTATATATAgccccttgggtgatcaacttacagatcCTAAAAACAAGGGCATTCGCTCACATAATCACGATTCAGTCTTGAAAATCAGTAATCAACACTGATATAGACCATTGTCTTCTGCACAGAGGTACTCAGATTTTGCTGGCTGTCCCACTGATAGCCTTTATACGTGGGTACACTACCAGGCCATGCATGGCAGCCGTCTCCTTAGTCTCCTTTAACCTGTAAAAACCCTCACGTGGCAACAGCTGATCTGTTCCTAGTATCCAGCCCTTTGTGGTATAGAGACTGTTGTTGTCCCCTCAAGGTTGGATTCGGATCATAATGTGCACACAGAGGACACAGGTCCTCCTCTCTGAGTGCCCTCAACAGGTGCCACTCGGGGAACTTGGGCTCCTAGTCCTGAAGGGTCAGGCTTCCCTTAAAAGTCTCAGTCCTATGAGCAGCCCCTAGGGCGAGCACCATTAACCCTGAGCTCCCtcacaccacccacagccactgGCACGTCAGTACCTGCTGGGGTACAGAGGCTGTCACCTAAGCCCCACCCAATCCCAGCCTGGGTGCAGTGAGACTAGCAGAGGAAGAGGGCAGTCAGCGGACAGGAGGGGTCTTAGGGCAGCTGGGCTCAAGCTTGCCCTGCGCCACTGCACAGCAGccagcagtgacaccacagcaccgtATGGCAGCACCCCAGGGTGTAGAGCTCTTCCTCCTGCCCCTGAATATCTGAAAAGTCCAGGTCAGCCTGTCTCTCCCTCTGCAGCCCTCAACTGCTGCCCTCTCTCTTGGACAGGGCAAGGTGGGTCCACCTGCACCACTGGAGGGAGGGTCTGACTTGCCGTGAAGCTCAGGTGCTATAGATCATTGGTCCTGTGAGCCACCTCCATTGGCCCTATGGTCGTGGTTCTGTGGGGCAAGATCTAGAACCCTGGTCACAGGATCCCTTATCCCATGCTTCTCCACAGTCCTGACATAGCGTGTCTAAGGGATGCCTTGTGCAGGGAAAGGGGACACTTCTGTAGCCAAATGTAAGCCACGCAGGTGTGTTACACACTTGAGAAGTATCAGTACTAAAAGCACATTTAAACAGAAGCATCCAAGAGCAGTCTCTTATTGGCGCAAAACCTCCATGTGTGAAGCATCTCATTTCCTACTGTTAAATCAGGAAACAAATCTGGgggaaatagaagaaataagattCTGTGGGGCTGTGCACTAGTGGCTAGAAGTTGCTGAATCTGCGACATCAGGAGACAGCCTTCCTAGAATGACCAGCACTCCCTGCCCTGGGCCACAATTGGCAGGAGGTGCTGGATCCTGCTCAGACACGCAGCCTTCCCTTGTAGACCTTGCCCTGTGCTTCTGGTGCAGGGACTGTGTTtatttgccccccacccccacccaccaggcTGACTGCCCACAGCCTGTGTACCACAGCTGTGTCTGCCATTCCTGGATGCAGTGAGAGGGGTAAGTTTCTACcttccatctttattttcttctcctactTGGGTGCATTGCTCAGAGAAAGCCAGTTACAAGGGATTGCCTGGGCCACAGTCCCCTGATGTCCAGGAGAGGGGGAGTGACAGTGCAACAGCTCAGGAACACGCAGTAACGCATTATCACTGAACCGCCTGTGTGTGACACTGGTGGGCTGTGCTGCAGGTGAACCTTTTCTTGCACACGTGTAGCTCGTGTCTGGGATGAACTACTTCTTGGAAGTGGAAATTGGCCGGACCACATGTACCAAGTCCCAGCCCAAGTTGGACGTCTGTCCTTTCCATGAGCAGCCATATCTGAAGAGGGTATGTGCCTGGTGTGGGTCAGGGGCAGTGATGCACTGCAGGGGGGAGGTGTGCATTCCCGTGAGCATGTGTTCAGGTGGGGGTGTGGAGGGGCATGTGTGTATGAGTTTTGCGTGCACAGGGAGTGTGGGAAGTGCATACATGTCCATGTGCACATCTTGGGGGTGTGGTCATGTGTGAGATATGCATAGATACCTGTTGGTGAGGGTACAGATGAGTTTACACAGACATGCACCTGTGTGCATATGGAGGGTGTGGGGTGGGTATGAGCACATGACTGATTTGAATGACTAAGAGGCTATAGCTGGGGAGTTGGGGTGCTAAGAGTACAACCCTGCTCACCGAAGGTGTTATGGGGTGTTGCCTGCTGCACTGGGGAAGGAGAAGGCCTCTGTCCAGTGCCAGCCTTGGCCACCTGCCCATGGCCATAGTCACACTGAGCAGATTAGAGGTAATTAGAGGCCTGTAAGCAGCCCAAGCCCTCCAAGCTGCCCCTGCTCACCCACCTCCAGCCTCTCCAAGGGCCTGGCTGGTTTTTGTAAGGTCTCTGCTCTGGAGAAAGCTTCCCCTTGTCACCCTCCCCAAGCCCCAGATCCTCTGCTGGGGCCTTCTCTCTGGGCCTTCTGAGTGCTGGCCCAGGAGCTAGAAGTAGAGGGAGCTTGGAGGAAGGAGCCGCCTACCTCTGGCCCTGCCAGAGCTGTGCTAAAGGAGGACGGTGGCATCCTTGGGCCAGGTAGCGGACACAGTGCCCTAGGAGCCCTGGTAGGGCCTATGCAGTCACTGCACAGGTGGGTTGGGTGTCCTGGGACTccttggggggtgggtgggggccgAGTATCTCGCCCCAAGCTCCCTCATACCACCCTGAGACCCTGTGGTTAGGCATCTTCCCTCTTAGCTATAACCTCattaattattctttcctttcacaGAAAGTGCTCTGCTCTTTCGAGATCTACAGTGTTCCCTGGCAGA from Nycticebus coucang isolate mNycCou1 chromosome 21, mNycCou1.pri, whole genome shotgun sequence carries:
- the CST3 gene encoding cystatin-C, with the translated sequence MAGSPRAALLLLAALAVALAVSSATSASSGPRKQRLLGGFMDADVNEEDVQHALDFAVSEYNKASNDRYHSRALQVVRARKQLVSGMNYFLEVEIGRTTCTKSQPKLDVCPFHEQPYLKRKVLCSFEIYSVPWQSKMTMTKYSCQNA